The following DNA comes from Stigmatella erecta.
CCCCCTCGTCACCGGCGCCCGGAAGCTCTACGCGCCCGCCCTGCGCGCGTGCATGGCGCACCGCCGGGCGGTGGTGGCGGGCGCCGTGGGCGTGCTCGGGGTCAGCCTGGCGCTCGTGCCGTTCCTGGGGGCGGAGTTCATGCCCCGGCTGGACGAGGGGGCCCTGGCGCTCCAGGCCTGGCGCGTGCCCTCCGTGTCCCTGGAGGAGTCCCTGCGGCAGACCACCCTCATCGAGAAGGTGCTCAAGCGCTTCCCCGAGGTGCGCACCGTGGTCTCCAAGACGGGCCGCGCGGAGATCGCCACCGACCCCATGGGCGTGGAGATCAGCGACATCTTCGTGATGCTCAAGCCCCGGGGGGAGTGGACCACGGCCCGGGACCGGGAGGGGCTCATCGCCACCTTCGACGCGGCCCTCAAGAAGGAGGTGCCCGGCAGCCTCTTCTCCTACTCCCAGCCCATCGAGCTGCGGGTGAGCGAGCTCATCTCCGGGGTGCGCTCGGACGTGGCGCTCAAGCTGTACGGCGAGGACCTGGAGGTCCTCAAGCGCACGGGGGACAAGCTCGCGGCGGTGCTCGCCCGCGTGCCCGGCGCCGCGGACGTGAAGGCCGAGCAGGTCGCCGGCCTGCCCGTGGCGCGCGTCCAGGTGGACCGGCAGGCCATCTCCCGGTACGGCATCAACGCCCGGGACGTGCTCGATGCCATCGAGACGCTGGGCGGCAAGCAGGTGGGCGTGGTGCTGGAGGGCCAGAAGCGCTTCGCCCTCCAGGTGCGCTTCGCCCCCAGCGCCCGCCAGCACGTGGAGCAGCTGGGCAACATCCAGGTCACCAGCCCCTCCGGGCAGTTCGTGCCCCTGTCCCAGATTGCCCGCATCGAGGTGGACGAGGGGCCCGCCCAGGTGAGCCGCGAGAACCTCCAGCGGCGCCTCACCCTGGAGGCCAACGTGCGGGGCCGCGACATTCAGGGCTTCGTCAGCACCGCGCAGGAGGCCATCGCGCGGGAGGTGCCGCTGCCCCCGGGCTACTGGCTGGAGTGGGGCGGGCAGTTCGAGAACCTCCAGACGGCCAGCGCCCGGCTCGCCGTGGTGGTGCCCTTCACCCTGCTGCTCATCTTCGTGCTGCTCTACCTCACCTTCCAGGCGGCGCGGCCCGCGCTCCTCATCTACCTCAACATCCCCTTCGCGGTGACGGGAGGCCTGCTGGCGCTGGCGGTGCGCGGCCTGCCCCTGTCCATCTCCGCGGCGGTGGGCTTCATCGCCCTGTTCGGGGTGGCGGTGCTCAACGGCCTGGTGCTGGTGTCCGCCATCCGCCGGCTGCGCCAGGAGGGACAGCCCGCCGCGGCGGCGGCGCACGAGGCGGCCCACCTCCGGCTGCGGCCCGTGCTCACCACCGCGCTCGTGGCCAGCCTGGGCTTCCTGCCCATGGCCCTGTCCACCGGCGCCGGCGCCGAGGTGCAGAAGCCCCTGGCCACCGTCGTCATCGGCGGCCTGCTCAGCTCCACGCTGCTCACCCTGCTGGTGCTGCCCACCGTCTATGCGTGGTTCGACCCGGACCGCGCGCAGCCCCCCACATGATGCGCCATGTCAGAGGCCCCGGGGAGCCCACGGAGTTCCCCCAACGTTGCCGCGCCAGGGTAGAAGCGGCGCCCCATGGACGACGATTTCCGCAAAGCAGCCCTCGACTACCACCGCCTGCCCCGGCCGGGAAAGCTGGCCATCGAGCCCACCAAGCGCATGGCCACCCAGCGCGACCTGGGCCTTGCCTACTCTCCCGGAGTCGCCGCCGCGTGTGAGGCCATCGTCGCCGACCCCGAGGCCGCCCGGGACTTGACCGCGCGCGGCAACCTGGTGGCGGTCATCACCAACGGCACGGCCGTGCTGGGGCTGGGCAACATCGGCGCCCTGGCGGGCAAGCCGGTCATGGAGGGCAAGGCGGTCCTCTTCAAGAAGTTCGCCGGCATCGACGTGTTCGACCTGGAGGTCAACGAGAGCGAGCCCTCGCGCTTCGTGGACGTGGTCGCCTCGCTGGAGCCCACCTTCGGCGGCATCAACCTGGAGGACATCAAGGCCCCCGAGTGCTTCATCATCGAGCGCGCCCTGCGCGAGCGGATGAAGATTCCCGTCTTCCACGACGACCAGCACGGCACCGCCATCGTCTGCGCGGCGGCCATCCGCAACGGGCTCGTGCTCCAGGGCAAGCGGCTGGAGGAGATCAAACTCGTCACCTCGGGCGCGGGCGCCGCGGCGCTGGCGTGCGTGGATCTGCTCGTGGAGATGGGGCTGCCCATCGAGAACGTGACGCTCACCGACATCAAGGGCGTGGTCCACGCGGACCGGGGCGATCCGATGGCGCCCAACATGGCCCGCTACGCCCGGCGCACCGAGGCGCGCACCCTGCCGGACGTGCTCGGCGGGGCCGACGTGTTCCTGGGGCTCTCCGCGCCGCGCGTGCTCAAGGCCGAGTGGCTGCCGCTGCTCGCCCCCAAGCCGCTCATCCTCGCGCTCGCCAACCCCGAGCCGGAGATCCGCCCCGACGTGGTCCGCGCCGCGCGGCCGGATGCCATCGTCGCCTCGGGGCGGACGGACTTCGCCAACCAGGTCAACAACGTGCTGTGCTTCCCCTTCGTGTTCCGGGGCGCGCTGGACGTGGGCGCCACGGAGATCAACGAGGCCATGAAGCTGGCGGCCGCCGAGGCCATCGCCGAGCTGGCGCGGGCGGAGGCCAGCGAGGTGGTGGCCGCGGCCTACGGCGGGGCGGCCCCCGTGTTCGGCCCCCAGTACATCATCCCCAAGCCGTTCGATCCGCGGCTCATCCTGAAGATCGCCCCCGCGGTGGCCAAGGCCGCCATGGACTCGGGGGTGGCGCGCCGGCCCATCGCGGACTTCGACGCCTACCACCGGGAGCTGGAGCTGTTCGTCTACCGCTCGGGCCAGCTCATGCGTCCGGTGTTCGAGGTGGCCCGCCGGGCGCCGGGGCGCGTGGCCTACGCCGAGGGCGAGGACGAGCGCGTGCTGCGCGCGGTGCAGACCGTGGTGGATGACCGCATCGCCCAGCCGGTGCTCATTGGCCGGCGCGCCATCATCGAGGCCAAGGTGCGGGAGCTGGGCCTGCGGCTCGACGTGGGCCGCCAGGTGCGCGTGCTGGACCCGAACGAGGACGCGGCGGTGTTCGACCCGCTGGTCCACCGCTACCAGCACCTCGTCGGCCGGCGCGGCGTGCCCCCCGAGGCGGCGGCCCGGCGCGTGGCGCGCAGGCCCACGGTGACCGCGGCCATGCTGCTGGAGGCGGGCGTGGTCGACGCGGCGCTGTGCGGCGGCAATGGCGACTGGGGCCGGCAGATGAGCGAGGTGCTGCCCATCATCTCCAAGAGCGAGGGCGTCAGCCGCATCTACGCGCTCTCCTGCCTCATCCTCCCCAAGGGCGCGCTGTTCTTCTGCGACACCCACGTCAACCTGGACCCCACCGCCGAGCAGGTGGCGGAGATGACGCTCATGGCCGCGGACGCCGTGCGCCACTTCGGGCTCGTGCCGAAGGCCGCGCTGCTGTCCCACTCCAGCTTCGGCGCCAGCAACTCGCAGAGCGCGCGCAAGATGCGCCAGGCCCTGAAGCTCATCCGCGCCCGGGCGCCCGGGCTGGAGCTCGACGGCGAGATGCACGCCGACGCGGCGCTCAGCGAGGCGCTGCGCGGCCGCCTCGTCTCGGACAGCCCCCTGACGGGCACGGCCAACCTGCTGGTCATGCCCACCCTGGACGCGGCCAACATCGGCCTGACGCTGCTCTCGGCCGCCACCGAGGCGCTCCTGGTGGGCCCCATGCTGCTGGGCATGTCCAAGCCGCTCCACGTGCTCGTGCCCCGCGTCACCGCGCGCGGCATCGTCAACATGACCGCCCTGGCCGTGGCGCAGATGCAGACCCAGGCCAAGGGGTAAATCAGTCCACCTACATTGATTATTTCTACAAATATCGTATTCAAGGGAATGTCCCCCTTTCTGGCTTACCCCGGCCAGCCGAGAGGCGAACATGCACCCAGGATTAAGCCAGCTGGTCGATTCCAATCTCTCGGCCGAGGAGTTCGTCGTCGCGCTCCAGGGCTTCGCGGCCCGGTCACGCGCGGTGAACCACCCTCTGCTTCAAGCGTTCGCCCAGCGCGAATTCACCCGGCCCGAAGCGGCGCTGAAGGACTTCTTCGGCCAGTACTTCTTCTACAGCTACCGCTTCACCCAGTACCTCACCTCGGTCATCTCCCGGCTGGACTCGCCGCAGCACCGGGCCCAGCTCGCCGGCAACCTGGCGGAGGAGACGGGGCACCTGGATCCGGAGCACGCGGCGCTGCTGCGCGGTGCCGGCATCAACCCGGCGGACGCAAGCTTTCCCCACCCGCTGCTGTTCCGGCGGTTCCTGGAGGCCATCGGGCTCGATGTGACGCAGCTGATGGGCCGCGAGCCCGACGTGGCGACGGCCGCCTGGGTGGAGACCTTCCAGGAGGTCTGCCGGAGCCCGGACGCGGCGCAGGGCGTGGGCGCGCTGGGCATCGCCACCGAGGCGATCGTCCGCTTCATGTACGCGAGCCTGCTCACCGCCATCCAGCAGACCTGGCCCCAGATGTCCCTCCGGGACCGGGTCTTCTTCGATCTTCACGCGGCGGTGGATGACGAGCACGCCGAGGTGCTGCGGGGCATCGCGATGAACCTGGCGCAGACTCCTCGCGGACGCATGAGCCTGGCGATGGGCACGCTCCGGGCGCTGGATGCGCGCGCGAACTTCTTTGATCACATGATGGACCGGCTCCGGCGGCTCGACGCGGCCGCCCAGGGCTGAGACTGCACTCGGTGAGGACTCAAGACATGGCGGAAGCCAAGAACCTAGGGAACAGCGCAGGCTCCGGGACGTTCACGGACGTGGCGCACAACCGCAACTCGCTGGAGGTCGTCCCCTCCCGCCAGCCCGACGCGGCCTGCCTGCACCGAGGCGTCGTGGGCGCCGCCCAGGCCAAGGCCTTCTCCGCGCAGCGGGGGCACCCGGTGTACCCCGTGAAGCTGCCGAGCAAGGCGGTCAGCATGAGCATTGGCGAGCTGGCGCCCGGGGAGCGGACCTCGAACCACCGCCATGGCTACGAAGCCCTGATGTACGTCATCCGCGGCAAGGGCTATTCGATCGTCGAGGGCCAGCGCTTCGAGTGGCAGGAAGGCGACGCCGTCTACACGCCGCCCTGGTGCTGGCACCAGCACGTCGCGGAGGAGGGCCACGCGGTGCAGTACATCACCTCCACCAACATGCCGCTGCTCTCCGGCATGGGGCAGACGGTCATCCGCGAAGAAGAGGCGCCCTAGGGCGCGCCCGGCCCCCGGGCTCCGCGGCCAGGTCCTGGCCGGAGAGCCCGCGGGCCCCGGGTGTTACTCGTAGACGTCCGGGCGGTACGCGGCCAGGTCGATGCGGGGATCCAGATAGTCGATGAAGTGCTGCAGCTTGCCCTGGCGGAAGGTGCCGACCTGCAGGAAGGGATCCGAGTAGGCGATGCCCGTGGGGATGGCCGTGCTGCGGAACCCTCCGAGCGAGAAGACCTGGTCTCCCCGGCAGATGAGCGCATCGATGTAGAGCTCGTGGAAGTCCATGATGGCCGCCAGGTCCTGCCAGAACTGCAGCATGGCATCGATGCCCCGCCAGACGCCCGCGAAGGGCAGCTGCTTCGGGCCATTGATTTCCCACACCACGTCCGGCGCGCAGCGGACGATGAACTTCTCGATGTCCGCCTTGCGCACCCAGGCCTCGTAGAGATCCCTCATGAGCTGGCCGTTCTCGGTGGCCCGGACGGCATCGTGCTGGATGAGCAGGGTGGCGGCCTCGGGGCCAGGAGCCCCCTCGCCGCGCCAGGCGGCGCCGTCCAGGACCTCTTCCACGCGGACGATCTTGCCCCCCTTCATCGTGAGCAGGTGCAGGTACCACTCCTCGCCCACCGGGAGCGTGCGCCGCCCGCTGATCGTCAGGTCATCGCCATAGGCCATGACGTAGTCCACGGTCCACTTCTCCGAGGGCCGGACCTTGCGCTGGTGCGCCCAGTAGTCCTGGAAGGCGCTCCCGCCGCGCCACCGCCCCATGGCCGCCTGGCCCTCGAGGCCGGGCACCTCCACCACGAGCGACTCGCTGAGCACCGACGTGTCGATGCCGTTCCCCGAGCCAAACTGCTCGTAGAACTTGCGCGCGGCCACCGAGTTCTGGTCCTCCTTCTCGGGATCGAAGTGCTTCTCGCGCTCGCCCGTCAGCGGATCCACCAGCTTCGCCCGGCGCCGGAAGACCTTGCCCGGATCCGTGATGCGCCCCGAGACCATCAGGTCCGCCCGGTCCCGGCTCGGCAGCGAGGACAGCGTCTCGCCAATCACGCTCGTGCGCGCGGGCAGCTTGGCGATCTCCTCCGCCATCGCCTGCACCGCCTGGCGGATCTGCTCCGGGGTGTGGGTGGAGCTGACGAAGAAGCGCAGGCGCGCCTTGTCCTGCTCCACGGCCGGGCTGATGACCGGGTCCACGTTGATGCCCCGGCGGTGGAGCGCATCGGACAGCCGCAGCGCGTGGAAGGAACTGCCGGTGACGACCGGGAGCACGGGCGTGCCCATCGCCAGGTGGGTGTCGAGCCCCGCGGCGCGCGCCTCCTCGAGG
Coding sequences within:
- a CDS encoding efflux RND transporter permease subunit translates to MFDQLIRLSIRNRFIVLLLSSAVIVFGLRALSQLPIDAVPDVTNVQVQVLTSAPGLGPVEVERFITVPVETAMGGLPHTEEIRSVSKFGLSAVTLVFEDGTDIYFARQLVSERLQEARENIPEGYGIPEMGPTASGLGEIYQFEVRGPGKSPMELREILDWQLIPRLRAVPGVVEVNAFGGELKTYEVQLEPSRLTAYGLSLQQVFDALERNNANAGGAYIARGPEQVLIRGEGLVETLEDIGHIVVATSSRGVPVYVRDIAEVKYAPLVRQGAVTRDGRGEAVTGIVMMRLGENSRTVVNHVKEAVERIRPTLPPGVTIDTFYDRTELVRQTLQTVATNLLEGGLLVVVVLFLMLRNLRAGLLVASIIPLCMLAAFIGMRALGISGNLMSLGAIDFGLIVDGALIIVENAVRHIATENHRLGRALTRAERDEVVCRAAVEIRGAAAFGEIIIGIVYLPVLTLSGIEGKMFVPMATTVLCALGAAFVFSLTLVPALASLVLPLRVTEKESPLVTGARKLYAPALRACMAHRRAVVAGAVGVLGVSLALVPFLGAEFMPRLDEGALALQAWRVPSVSLEESLRQTTLIEKVLKRFPEVRTVVSKTGRAEIATDPMGVEISDIFVMLKPRGEWTTARDREGLIATFDAALKKEVPGSLFSYSQPIELRVSELISGVRSDVALKLYGEDLEVLKRTGDKLAAVLARVPGAADVKAEQVAGLPVARVQVDRQAISRYGINARDVLDAIETLGGKQVGVVLEGQKRFALQVRFAPSARQHVEQLGNIQVTSPSGQFVPLSQIARIEVDEGPAQVSRENLQRRLTLEANVRGRDIQGFVSTAQEAIAREVPLPPGYWLEWGGQFENLQTASARLAVVVPFTLLLIFVLLYLTFQAARPALLIYLNIPFAVTGGLLALAVRGLPLSISAAVGFIALFGVAVLNGLVLVSAIRRLRQEGQPAAAAAHEAAHLRLRPVLTTALVASLGFLPMALSTGAGAEVQKPLATVVIGGLLSSTLLTLLVLPTVYAWFDPDRAQPPT
- a CDS encoding NADP-dependent malic enzyme gives rise to the protein MDDDFRKAALDYHRLPRPGKLAIEPTKRMATQRDLGLAYSPGVAAACEAIVADPEAARDLTARGNLVAVITNGTAVLGLGNIGALAGKPVMEGKAVLFKKFAGIDVFDLEVNESEPSRFVDVVASLEPTFGGINLEDIKAPECFIIERALRERMKIPVFHDDQHGTAIVCAAAIRNGLVLQGKRLEEIKLVTSGAGAAALACVDLLVEMGLPIENVTLTDIKGVVHADRGDPMAPNMARYARRTEARTLPDVLGGADVFLGLSAPRVLKAEWLPLLAPKPLILALANPEPEIRPDVVRAARPDAIVASGRTDFANQVNNVLCFPFVFRGALDVGATEINEAMKLAAAEAIAELARAEASEVVAAAYGGAAPVFGPQYIIPKPFDPRLILKIAPAVAKAAMDSGVARRPIADFDAYHRELELFVYRSGQLMRPVFEVARRAPGRVAYAEGEDERVLRAVQTVVDDRIAQPVLIGRRAIIEAKVRELGLRLDVGRQVRVLDPNEDAAVFDPLVHRYQHLVGRRGVPPEAAARRVARRPTVTAAMLLEAGVVDAALCGGNGDWGRQMSEVLPIISKSEGVSRIYALSCLILPKGALFFCDTHVNLDPTAEQVAEMTLMAADAVRHFGLVPKAALLSHSSFGASNSQSARKMRQALKLIRARAPGLELDGEMHADAALSEALRGRLVSDSPLTGTANLLVMPTLDAANIGLTLLSAATEALLVGPMLLGMSKPLHVLVPRVTARGIVNMTALAVAQMQTQAKG
- a CDS encoding TenA family transcriptional regulator, whose product is MHPGLSQLVDSNLSAEEFVVALQGFAARSRAVNHPLLQAFAQREFTRPEAALKDFFGQYFFYSYRFTQYLTSVISRLDSPQHRAQLAGNLAEETGHLDPEHAALLRGAGINPADASFPHPLLFRRFLEAIGLDVTQLMGREPDVATAAWVETFQEVCRSPDAAQGVGALGIATEAIVRFMYASLLTAIQQTWPQMSLRDRVFFDLHAAVDDEHAEVLRGIAMNLAQTPRGRMSLAMGTLRALDARANFFDHMMDRLRRLDAAAQG
- a CDS encoding cupin domain-containing protein encodes the protein MAEAKNLGNSAGSGTFTDVAHNRNSLEVVPSRQPDAACLHRGVVGAAQAKAFSAQRGHPVYPVKLPSKAVSMSIGELAPGERTSNHRHGYEALMYVIRGKGYSIVEGQRFEWQEGDAVYTPPWCWHQHVAEEGHAVQYITSTNMPLLSGMGQTVIREEEAP
- a CDS encoding aminotransferase class I/II-fold pyridoxal phosphate-dependent enzyme, which encodes MNIDQLSPQEKRALLERLLRSGGSLTPVKLEEHGTFKALRSRLSVVSRWTEVHPFFKAQEGVTRDTTQIGGRELLNFSTYNYLGLSGDPRVSAAAKDAIDRFGTSPSASRIASGEKTLHRELEAALASWLGTEAALVLVSGHATNVTVIGHLFNRRDLILYDALAHNSIVQGVTLSGARARPYRHNDLGHLRELLKEHRADAERAVIITEGVFSMDGDIPDLPKIIELKREFNAFLMVDEAHSMGVLGATGRGIQEHFGIPSSDVDIWMGTLSKSLASCGGYIAGSSELIRYLKYTTPGFIFSVGLTPPNAAAALSALSIMAAEPERVAQLQRNAKLFLEEARAAGLDTHLAMGTPVLPVVTGSSFHALRLSDALHRRGINVDPVISPAVEQDKARLRFFVSSTHTPEQIRQAVQAMAEEIAKLPARTSVIGETLSSLPSRDRADLMVSGRITDPGKVFRRRAKLVDPLTGEREKHFDPEKEDQNSVAARKFYEQFGSGNGIDTSVLSESLVVEVPGLEGQAAMGRWRGGSAFQDYWAHQRKVRPSEKWTVDYVMAYGDDLTISGRRTLPVGEEWYLHLLTMKGGKIVRVEEVLDGAAWRGEGAPGPEAATLLIQHDAVRATENGQLMRDLYEAWVRKADIEKFIVRCAPDVVWEINGPKQLPFAGVWRGIDAMLQFWQDLAAIMDFHELYIDALICRGDQVFSLGGFRSTAIPTGIAYSDPFLQVGTFRQGKLQHFIDYLDPRIDLAAYRPDVYE